DNA sequence from the Rhizoctonia solani chromosome 10, complete sequence genome:
tgtggtatgcgggggataggaatatcctgccttatagcaatttcctactacgtgggggtgggggagttttgattattatctcccgcaaggtggccccaatcacgtgatttcggtcgtgctagtacaggtattcTTCTCCGGGGTTGAGTCTTAGTAGTGGGTGttcagaacggtttgcaaccgacgtaaggttgattacctagtgtcctagacgtctgtaaggacgtcgaggaggaaggcgcttgcggccggatgtatctaagtagaagaccgcgtaaggcggcagcaagctatcctacggcgacgaccagttatactacgatgaccaaggccgtaagggcgatggccagctatgtaactacagcaagaaagccgcttaaggcggtgtggactaagtagctaagtgggttactgggcttaaggcccttgtacagtaatggggatgcgacaagaggtaattgacctgggtgttaccatggtcggttggcctccttatatattctacagagtgactaattacaaatacatcatatcaaatatctaatccaataagaaccccgctctgcagtcggccttactcatgcatacgtgtcactgacgtgtcatagtgatgtcatcaggtggaggtggctacgtatgctgaggtaagcgcggaaggggacgtggctcggcgcttagcgtatgatataagcgccgaggtcacgtgatcgaaaatgttgtccgtttgcttttgtttaaattcgagaaaatgggaatagattccctggtatcaagtgtgtctacaacagacaTGCTCCGTGtgagatgcgtcatccttagaataaattaggatgtcatcgaggtaaatgatgacgcatatgtccagtaaatccttgaatagttcattcatgaagtgctggaaagCGGCAGGAGCGTTTGTCAGACCAaaagtcatgaccagggatttgtagaggccgtacttggtttggaaggccgtcttccatttgtcaccttctttaacacggacgttattgtaaccccaccttaggtctagtttggtgaagaccttggcaccacggagttgggccatgaggtcatctgggcggggtaacgggtagacattcttctttgtccggttgttCAGGCAACGATAGTCTACCACAAGTCgacgggagccatcctttttgggcacaAACATAACGGGGGAACTTATTGACAatttgctggggcggatctttcCGGCCTTGAGtctgtccctgagccagtccttgagtgtggcagactcagcattggtcatgctataTAGGGGCAAGTTTagggggccttctttggTAAGTTCAATCCCTATGTCGTAGTGTCGGtgagggggaagcttattaaattcttcttccccgaataccttggcgtatggGTGGTATTTGGGAGGTACTCCTTTAAGTGGGtctttgtcagcttcctcctcttcagcaatAGCCatgtgttctggtggtgtgTGGGGAAGGACAGTGTGCAGGAATTCCAGTCAATTTCCGGattgtgggcatccaaccattttaaccctaagatggcggcgtgagaccctgtgttacaaatgaggaaggtctcagtcatacgtttgccatcaaaggagaaggttaggttagccttcttccagattttaccagcctgggggctcgacccattgagcatagtgacGGTGCAGGGTAGGGGGAGAtctatgagtgggaggcggagtgattccgcggttCGTGGGTGCATGAaggaggaggtggcgcctgaatcaatcaggacttctaattgTTCCGCTTTTCTTTCTGGTGtgattggaattgtgaagaggggtgAGATTCTATTCGAGCttctagatatattacaaatttcaacacaaccagagtccttagggtccttgcgcgcggcagcaggtacccttagtcttttcccgatttgggtccagattcTTCGCCgatcttggcggcttccttcttgacacctt
Encoded proteins:
- a CDS encoding Retrotransposable element Tf2 protein, yielding MHPRTAESLRLPLIDLPLPCTVTMLNGSSPQAGKIWKKANLTFSFDGKQHMAIAEEEEADKDPLKGVPPKYHPYAKVFGEEEFNKLPPHRHYDIGIELTKEGPLNLPLYSMTNAESATLKDWLRDRLKAGKIRPSKLSISSPVMFVPKKDGSRRLVVDYRCLNNRTKKNVYPLPRPDDLMAQLRGAKVFTKLDLRWGYNNVRVKEGDKWKTAFQTKYGLYKSLVMTFGLTNAPAAFQHFMNELFKDLLDICVIIYLDDILIYSKDDASHTEHVCCRHT